In Cicer arietinum cultivar CDC Frontier isolate Library 1 chromosome 7, Cicar.CDCFrontier_v2.0, whole genome shotgun sequence, a single window of DNA contains:
- the LOC101512359 gene encoding NAD-dependent malic enzyme, mitochondrial: MAIFWKHVRSSSPILQRLKQHVTGSYFLLSRKSFTTTEGHRPTIVHKRSLDILHDPWFNKGTAFSMTERDRLDLRGLLPPNVVSPDVQIERFMVDLKRLEVQARDGPSDPNALAKWRILNRLHDRNETMYYKVLIANIEEYAPIVYTPTVGLVCQNYSGLFRRPRGMYFSAQDRGEMMSMVYNWPAEQVDMIVVTDGSRILGLGDLGVQGIGIAIGKLDLYVAAAGINPQRVLPVMIDVGTNNKKLLEDPLYLGLQQNRLDGDDYLAVIDEFMEAVFTRWPNVIVQFEDFQSKWAFKLLQRYRATYRMFNDDVQGTAGVAIAGLLGAVRAQGRPMIDFPKQKIVVAGAGSAGIGVLNAARKTMARMLGNNEAAFESAKSQFWVVDAKGLITEGRENIDPDALPFARNLKEMDRQGLSEGASLTEVVKQVKPDVLLGLSAVGGLFSKEVLEALKGSTSTRPAIFAMSNPTKNAECTPEEAFSILGDNILFASGSPFNNVDIGNGRIGHCNQGNNMYLFPGIGLGTLLSGSRIISDGMLQAAAERLAAYMSEEEVLKGVIFPSISRIRDITKEVAASVIEEALEEDLAEGYHGMDARELRKLSRDEIVEYVKNNMWNPEYPTLVYRQE; encoded by the exons ATGGCGATCTTCTGGAAGCACGTGAGGTCATCGTCGCCGATACTGCAACGCCTCAAACAGCACGTGACCGGCAGTTACTTCTTACTTTCGAGGAAATCTTTCACGACGACGGAAGGTCATCGCCCAACCATCGTTCACAAACGCAGCCTCGACATTCTTCACGATCCTTGGTTCAATAAa GGAACAGCCTTTTCCATGACAGAACGAGATCGTCTTGATCTACGAGGACTGCTTCCTCCAAATGTTGTGTCTCCCGACGTACAGATTGAGCGCTTCA TGGTTGATCTGAAAAGGCTTGAAGTTCAAGCAAGAGACGGACCTTCTGATCCTAATGCGCTGGCCAAGTGGCGGATACTAAATCGCTTGCATGATAGAAATGAGACTATGTATTATAAA GTTTTGATTGCCAACATTGAGGAATATGCACCGATAGTATATACTCCAACTGTGGGTCTTGTATGTCAGAACTATAGTGGACTTTTTAGAAGGCCAAGAGGAATGTATTTCAGTGCTCAGGATCGTGGAGAAATGATGTCCATGGTCTATAACTGGCCAGCTGAGCAG GTTGATATGATTGTAGTTACTGATGGGAGCAGAATTCTGGGACTTGGAGATCTTGGAGTTCAAGGAATTGGCATTGCCATTGGGAAGCTTGATCTATatgttgctgctgctgggaTAAATCCTCAAAGG GTACTTCCCGTGATGATTGACGTTGGTACTAACAACAAAAAGTTACTTGAAGATCCCTTAT ATTTAGGATTACAGCAGAATCGCCTTGATGGGGATGACTATCTTGCTGTTATAGATGAATTTATGGAAGCTGTTTTTACTCGCTGGCCAAATGTGATTGTACAG TTTGAAGATTTTCAAAGTAAATGGGCTTTTAAGTTATTACAGCGGTATAGAGCTACCTACCGAATGTTTAATGATGATGTGCAG GGGACAGCTGGTGTTGCTATTGCTGGACTTCTAGGTGCTGTAAGAGCTCAAGGAAGGCCAATGATTGACTTCCCAAAGCAGAAGATAGTTGTTGCTGGTGCTGGAAG TGCTGGAATCGGCGTTCTTAATGCAGCAAGAAAAACAATGGCAAGGATGCTGGGTAATAATGAAGCTGCTTTTGAGAGTGCCAAGAGTCAATTTTGGGTTGTTGATGCAAAG GGATTAATAACTGAAGGACGTGAAAATATTGATCCAGATGCCCTTCCTTTTGCAAGAAATTTGAAAGAAATGGACCGCCAAGGACTAAGTGAAGGAGCAAGTCTTACAGAAGTG GTCAAGCAAGTGAAGCCCGATGTCCTCCTAGGACTATCTGCTGTTGGAGGATTGTTCTCAAAAGAG GTATTAGAGGCCCTGAAGGGTTCAACATCAACAAGACCAGCCATATTTGCCATGTCAAATCCAACAAAGAATG CTGAATGCACCCCTGAAGAAGCATTCTCCATTTTGGGTGACAACATTCTATTTGCAAGTGGAAGTCCATTTAATAATGTGGATATCG GAAATGGTCGTATTGGACACTGCAACCAGGGAAACAACATGTACCTGTTTCCAGG CATTGGTCTTGGAACTCTTTTGTCTGGGTCTAGGATCATATCAGATGGCATGCTACAGGCTGCTGCCGAGCG TCTGGCTGCATATATGAGTGAAGAGGAGGTCCTCAAAGGGGTTATTTTCCCTTCAATATCCAG AATTCGAGATATTACGAAGGAGGTAGCTGCTTCTGTTATAGAAGAAGCTTTGGAGGAGGATCTAGCTGAAGGATACCATGGCATGGATGCTCGAGAACTCCGTAAACTTAGTCGG GATGAAATTGTGGAATATGTGAAGAATAACATGTGGAATCCAGAGTACCCAACACTGGTTTACAGGCAAGAGTGA